In the genome of Photobacterium sp. TY1-4, one region contains:
- a CDS encoding DEAD/DEAH box helicase: MSFHALGLQSQLVDTVTRLGFETPTPVQQQAIPEVLAGHDILAGAQTGTGKTAAFGLPLLHSLMETLSDTPAQAGESAGNPARVRALILTPTRELAQQVFDNITAYSEGTGVKTVVAYGGTSMKMQVAALRQGVDILIATPGRLLDHAHVRTIDLADVQYLVLDEADRMLDMGFIDDIKRIIRRMKSTARQTLFFSATFAGPVKKLAYSILQEPKLIEVTPSNSTAVTVEQMVYPVDKHRKQELLAYLIGSRNWQQVLVFTKTKQGAEALAKELKLDGIKAVSIHGDKSQGARQRSLEEFKDGKARVLVATDVAARGIDIEQLEHVVNFDMPFKAEDYVHRIGRTGRAGKPGYAVSLMSLDEEWALRAIEALLDTRLPQQWLEGYEPDPTIEPPEHQRRGRSADKRRAKARSKVHQSRGRQRRA; the protein is encoded by the coding sequence ATGTCCTTTCATGCCCTGGGGCTGCAAAGCCAGCTCGTTGATACTGTTACCCGCTTGGGTTTCGAAACCCCGACGCCTGTTCAGCAACAAGCCATTCCTGAAGTCCTGGCCGGGCATGACATTCTGGCGGGCGCCCAAACTGGTACTGGTAAGACTGCGGCGTTTGGGTTGCCGTTGCTGCATAGCCTGATGGAAACACTGAGCGACACTCCGGCACAAGCGGGCGAATCTGCTGGCAATCCGGCCCGGGTGCGGGCGTTGATCCTGACGCCGACCCGGGAGCTGGCCCAGCAGGTGTTTGACAATATCACGGCCTACAGCGAAGGCACCGGCGTGAAAACTGTGGTTGCTTATGGCGGCACCAGTATGAAAATGCAGGTTGCTGCGCTACGTCAGGGCGTGGATATCCTGATTGCAACGCCCGGTCGTTTGTTGGATCACGCCCACGTTCGCACCATCGACTTAGCGGATGTGCAATATCTGGTGCTGGATGAAGCGGATCGGATGCTGGATATGGGCTTTATTGATGATATCAAGCGCATTATCCGGCGGATGAAATCAACGGCGCGTCAGACCCTGTTTTTCTCGGCGACCTTTGCCGGCCCGGTGAAAAAACTGGCCTATAGTATTTTGCAGGAGCCGAAGCTGATTGAAGTCACGCCATCGAACAGTACCGCCGTGACGGTGGAGCAGATGGTGTACCCGGTGGATAAGCATCGCAAACAGGAGTTGTTGGCGTATCTGATTGGCTCGCGCAACTGGCAGCAGGTGCTGGTGTTTACCAAAACCAAACAAGGTGCGGAGGCGCTGGCGAAAGAGCTCAAGCTTGATGGCATCAAGGCGGTGTCGATCCATGGCGATAAAAGCCAGGGGGCGAGACAGCGCTCACTTGAGGAGTTCAAAGACGGCAAAGCCCGGGTGCTGGTGGCGACGGATGTTGCAGCCCGGGGCATTGATATCGAACAGCTGGAGCATGTGGTGAACTTTGATATGCCGTTCAAGGCGGAAGACTATGTGCACCGGATTGGCCGGACCGGACGCGCCGGCAAACCGGGCTATGCCGTGTCCCTGATGAGCCTGGATGAAGAATGGGCGCTGCGGGCTATTGAAGCGTTGCTGGATACCCGCTTGCCGCAACAGTGGCTGGAAGGCTATGAGCCGGATCCGACCATTGAACCGCCGGAACATCAGCGGCGGGGACGTTCGGCGGATAAACGCCGGGCCAAAGCACGCTCAAAAGTCCATCAGAGCCGGGGTCGTCAGCGCCGCGCTTGA
- a CDS encoding DNA-3-methyladenine glycosylase I, whose product MKRCPWVDESKPDYVAYHDLEWGVPVYDDQKIFEFLVLESAQAGLSWYTILKKRANYRDAFAEFDPKRVATFTDDDVERLMNNPGIVRNRRKIEAAINNARCFLAVQEAFGTFADYIWSFVEDGPKTSALRELSDYPATTPESDRLAKDMKKRGFKFLGSTTLYAHMQATGMVNDHSLDCFRRAELLADQPED is encoded by the coding sequence GTGAAGCGTTGTCCCTGGGTGGACGAAAGCAAGCCCGACTATGTGGCGTATCACGATCTGGAGTGGGGTGTCCCGGTGTATGACGACCAGAAAATCTTTGAGTTTCTGGTTCTGGAATCGGCTCAGGCCGGTTTGAGCTGGTACACCATTTTGAAAAAACGCGCCAACTATCGTGATGCGTTCGCAGAATTCGACCCCAAGCGCGTGGCTACATTTACGGATGATGATGTCGAACGCCTGATGAATAATCCGGGGATTGTCCGGAACCGACGCAAGATTGAAGCCGCGATCAACAACGCCCGTTGCTTTTTGGCGGTCCAGGAAGCATTCGGGACTTTCGCCGATTATATCTGGTCCTTTGTTGAAGACGGACCGAAAACGAGCGCATTGCGTGAATTGTCGGATTATCCGGCGACAACCCCGGAATCGGATCGGCTGGCCAAGGATATGAAGAAGCGGGGGTTTAAGTTCCTCGGCTCGACCACCTTGTATGCCCATATGCAGGCGACCGGCATGGTGAATGATCACAGTCTGGACTGTTTTCGCCGGGCCGAACTGCTCGCTGATCAACCAGAAGATTAA
- a CDS encoding lipopolysaccharide biosynthesis protein — protein sequence METVKQILALTPFTFLNHFSRVILTIVLARLMGPEHYGTFAAMLVLSEVLLLPASLGFSVSVVRLAYPMWQTEQVAMLRGLRLVFLASIAILGTLIVAGVLSGYALISPHQLAEQHLMYLLLIVPLGALMQTQSSLLLVLERQKHALLSKQCLLECLVLAFCLVAYWLEDEVLLARICQVMIVALLIVVIGQHRLIAPALAGQGKAFQMKQWYRQSLTVLASGAGVVLVAKLDVLLVHHWLGAHAVSVFYPVIVIAGLMAILSNAVGTFLKPVLLQAQSEPASLATQSTVSHAIRTFWGMNSLLILLLSLAAHPLLTLYGETQVELGHELLLIMLAGQLLLPLRVIAANMISLMSNPLHNLYVLLGVSVLTVWLADVLQQEYQLLGVTIAFSVGFVVGTLIRAIIVVKTLSVSWRVLCGLPVQLPPGEKWDISGSSS from the coding sequence ATGGAGACGGTGAAACAAATTCTGGCCCTGACCCCGTTTACCTTTTTAAACCATTTCAGCCGGGTGATCCTGACTATTGTGCTGGCGCGACTGATGGGGCCGGAACATTACGGGACATTCGCGGCCATGCTGGTCCTCAGCGAGGTGTTACTGCTGCCGGCCAGCCTGGGATTTTCCGTGTCCGTCGTCCGGCTGGCGTATCCGATGTGGCAGACCGAACAGGTGGCCATGCTGCGGGGATTGCGCCTGGTGTTTCTGGCCTCGATTGCAATTCTGGGCACCCTGATCGTTGCCGGGGTGTTGAGCGGATATGCGTTGATTTCGCCGCACCAGCTGGCGGAGCAACATCTGATGTACCTGTTGCTGATTGTCCCGCTGGGGGCGTTAATGCAAACCCAGTCCTCCTTGCTGTTGGTGCTTGAACGTCAAAAACATGCGTTGCTGAGCAAGCAGTGTTTGCTGGAGTGCCTGGTGCTGGCATTCTGTCTGGTGGCCTATTGGCTGGAAGATGAAGTGCTCCTGGCGCGGATCTGCCAGGTGATGATCGTGGCGCTGCTCATTGTGGTGATCGGCCAGCATCGGCTGATCGCCCCGGCCCTGGCCGGCCAGGGCAAAGCATTTCAGATGAAGCAGTGGTATCGTCAGTCGCTGACGGTTCTGGCCAGTGGAGCCGGGGTCGTGCTGGTGGCTAAGCTGGATGTCTTGCTGGTGCATCATTGGCTCGGTGCCCATGCCGTGAGCGTATTCTACCCGGTGATTGTGATTGCCGGGCTGATGGCGATTCTTTCCAATGCCGTCGGGACATTTCTGAAACCTGTGTTGTTGCAGGCACAGTCAGAGCCCGCTTCACTGGCAACTCAGTCCACGGTCAGCCACGCCATTCGAACATTCTGGGGTATGAACAGCCTGCTGATTCTCCTCCTGTCACTGGCGGCTCATCCGCTCTTGACCCTCTATGGTGAAACGCAGGTTGAACTGGGCCACGAATTGCTGTTGATCATGCTGGCCGGACAGCTGCTGCTGCCGCTTCGGGTGATCGCGGCCAACATGATCAGCCTGATGTCGAATCCGCTCCATAACTTGTATGTGCTGTTAGGCGTGTCTGTCCTGACCGTGTGGCTGGCTGATGTGCTGCAACAGGAGTATCAGTTGCTTGGCGTGACGATCGCGTTCAGCGTTGGATTTGTGGTGGGAACGCTTATTCGGGCGATTATCGTGGTGAAAACGCTCAGTGTGTCCTGGCGGGTACTCTGCGGGTTGCCGGTGCAACTGCCGCCGGGTGAAAAATGGGATATCTCCGGCTCCTCATCGTGA
- a CDS encoding ketoacyl-ACP synthase III, which yields MYYAEITGWGKCLPPTVLSNEELSQFVDTSDEWIRTRTGIESRHISHVDTSDMARVAGARALAAAGIEASELDLIIIATCSPDTLIPNIASKVQRELGAGKAAAFDMNAACTGFLYGLETATRMIQAGNYRHALVIGAEHLSWYLDWSKRDTAVLFGDGAGAVVLSRTEQESGLLEAQLGCDPEGRDVLAIPGFGTHMDRFNPDAGHFAFDFVGREIFRRAVRGMGAAANMVLERSGLDSQGIDIVIPHQANKRIIEALCDHAGIPLEKAFVNIQKYGNTSAATVPIALCEAVESGRVQPGSTILSAAFGAGLTWGASLIKWGQRTTPVATSDAELPACNQTATEILAKAIAHCQQKQNNVE from the coding sequence ATGTACTACGCCGAAATTACAGGTTGGGGGAAGTGTCTGCCCCCGACCGTCCTGAGCAACGAAGAGTTAAGCCAGTTTGTCGATACCTCCGATGAGTGGATCCGCACCCGAACCGGCATTGAATCCCGCCATATCAGCCATGTCGATACCTCAGATATGGCCCGTGTCGCCGGTGCGCGCGCCCTGGCTGCCGCCGGGATTGAAGCCAGCGAATTGGATCTGATTATTATCGCCACCTGCTCGCCAGACACCCTGATCCCCAACATTGCCTCGAAGGTCCAGCGCGAACTGGGCGCCGGTAAAGCGGCCGCTTTTGATATGAATGCGGCCTGTACCGGATTTTTGTACGGACTGGAAACGGCCACTCGAATGATCCAGGCCGGCAATTACCGCCACGCCCTGGTCATTGGCGCCGAGCACCTGTCCTGGTACCTCGACTGGAGCAAGCGCGATACAGCCGTGCTGTTTGGGGATGGCGCCGGTGCTGTGGTTCTGAGCCGCACCGAGCAAGAATCCGGACTGCTGGAAGCGCAACTGGGTTGCGATCCGGAAGGACGTGACGTACTGGCCATCCCGGGTTTCGGCACCCACATGGATCGCTTTAACCCGGATGCCGGTCACTTTGCTTTCGATTTCGTGGGCCGGGAGATCTTCCGCCGGGCGGTTCGAGGCATGGGCGCTGCGGCCAATATGGTGCTGGAGCGTTCCGGGCTCGACAGCCAGGGGATCGATATCGTCATTCCGCATCAGGCGAACAAACGCATTATTGAAGCCCTCTGCGACCATGCCGGGATCCCGCTCGAGAAAGCTTTCGTCAATATTCAGAAGTACGGCAATACTTCAGCAGCCACTGTGCCGATTGCTTTGTGTGAAGCTGTTGAAAGCGGAAGGGTTCAGCCGGGCAGCACTATCCTGTCCGCCGCATTCGGTGCCGGACTGACCTGGGGAGCCAGCCTCATTAAATGGGGACAGCGCACCACTCCGGTCGCGACCTCCGATGCCGAACTACCTGCCTGCAATCAAACAGCGACCGAGATCCTGGCCAAAGCTATCGCCCACTGCCAGCAAAAACAAAACAACGTTGAATGA
- a CDS encoding Gfo/Idh/MocA family protein, with the protein MIRFGVIGTNWITDSFIEAALKTGQYQLTAVYSRKLDNAKAFAEKYGVSLCFDDLDAMAQSPELDAVYIASPNSLHAPQAMQFIRQGKHVIGEKPLASHHAEVEALIATAEQQGVVLFEAMKTTYTPNFQRIRECLPKLGKLRKVYLSYCQLSSRYSKYLNGENPNTFNPAFSNGSIMDIGIYPLSAAIGLFGEPNSFTAQGVLLDSGVDAHGTLVLHYSDFDVVVSHSKVSDGLIPSEFQGEQGTLLVESISECRSVTLHRPEEPPLSLSVAQEENVMYYEALEFARLIDQQQVSHPGLARTQIVSAIMTRAREVIGVRFPADEQSL; encoded by the coding sequence ATGATCCGTTTTGGTGTGATTGGGACGAACTGGATCACTGACAGCTTTATTGAAGCTGCTTTGAAAACCGGACAGTATCAGCTGACCGCCGTTTACTCCCGTAAACTGGACAATGCCAAGGCCTTTGCCGAGAAGTACGGGGTGAGCCTTTGCTTTGATGATTTGGATGCGATGGCACAAAGCCCGGAGCTGGACGCCGTCTATATTGCCAGCCCGAACTCGCTGCACGCCCCGCAGGCGATGCAATTTATCCGGCAGGGCAAGCATGTGATTGGTGAAAAGCCGCTGGCTTCGCATCACGCTGAAGTCGAGGCGCTGATCGCCACTGCTGAGCAGCAGGGCGTGGTGTTGTTTGAAGCGATGAAAACGACTTACACCCCGAACTTTCAGCGTATCCGGGAATGCCTGCCGAAACTGGGCAAGTTGAGAAAGGTTTACCTTTCATACTGTCAGTTGTCGTCACGCTACAGCAAGTACCTGAATGGCGAAAATCCGAATACCTTTAATCCTGCTTTCTCCAATGGCTCGATCATGGATATCGGGATTTATCCGCTCAGTGCGGCGATCGGATTGTTTGGTGAGCCGAATAGTTTTACGGCCCAAGGCGTGCTGTTGGATTCCGGTGTCGATGCCCACGGCACCCTGGTGCTGCATTATTCGGACTTTGATGTGGTGGTCAGCCACTCAAAAGTTAGCGATGGTTTGATCCCGAGCGAGTTTCAGGGCGAGCAGGGGACTCTGCTGGTCGAGAGTATTTCCGAGTGCCGCTCGGTCACGTTGCATCGCCCGGAAGAGCCGCCTCTGAGCCTGAGTGTCGCGCAGGAAGAGAATGTGATGTACTACGAAGCATTGGAATTTGCACGGTTGATTGACCAGCAGCAGGTCTCGCATCCGGGGCTGGCCCGTACGCAAATTGTCAGTGCGATCATGACCAGGGCGCGTGAGGTGATCGGTGTCCGTTTCCCGGCGGATGAGCAAAGTCTGTAA
- a CDS encoding SLC13 family permease, producing MTALTLTLKKWLFDRNSIILLADIALFTFLMNFLPYEKDVVVGLSILAFVAVLWLTEAVHVSITAILVPLLAIGFGIFKTPQALSSFANPIIFLFLGGFALAAAMHKQELDKAIADKVLVLAKGRMSVAVFMLFGVTAGLSMWISNTATTALMLPLVLGVLNKVNAKSERNTYVFVLLGIAYCASIGGIATVVGSPPNAIAAAEVGLSFTEWMVFGLPTSIVLLPLTVTLLYFLLKPNLKHTFELDHKPVQWDNGKLVTLTIFALTVFLWIFSKPVNAMLGGFSKFDTLVALTAIVLLGASRVVQWKDIEKSTDWGVLLLFGGGICLSNVLKATGTSVFLAEGLSTFLDQAGMFFTILVVAAFVVFLTEFASNTASAALLVPVFATVAEALGVSPVILSALIAVSASCAFMLPVATPPNAIVFGSGHIKQSEMMKAGIYLNLVCIAALSIIAYLFW from the coding sequence ATGACAGCCTTAACCCTGACACTGAAAAAGTGGCTGTTTGACAGGAATAGCATCATTCTACTGGCAGACATCGCCCTTTTTACCTTTTTAATGAACTTCCTACCCTACGAAAAGGACGTCGTAGTCGGTCTGAGTATCCTGGCCTTTGTGGCCGTGTTATGGCTGACCGAAGCCGTTCATGTCAGCATTACTGCCATCCTGGTGCCGCTTCTGGCCATTGGATTCGGCATTTTTAAAACGCCACAAGCCCTGAGTAGCTTTGCCAACCCGATCATCTTCCTGTTCCTGGGGGGATTTGCTCTGGCCGCTGCAATGCACAAGCAGGAGCTGGATAAAGCAATTGCCGATAAGGTTCTGGTTCTGGCGAAAGGACGCATGTCTGTTGCCGTCTTCATGCTGTTCGGGGTCACTGCCGGCCTGTCGATGTGGATCAGTAACACCGCAACCACAGCACTGATGCTGCCGCTGGTTCTGGGTGTCCTGAACAAGGTCAATGCCAAAAGCGAGCGCAACACCTATGTATTCGTACTGCTGGGCATTGCCTACTGTGCCAGTATCGGCGGGATTGCAACGGTTGTCGGGAGTCCGCCAAACGCCATTGCCGCCGCGGAAGTCGGTCTGAGCTTTACGGAGTGGATGGTATTCGGTCTGCCGACGTCGATTGTGCTGCTGCCACTCACTGTAACGCTGCTGTACTTCTTGCTGAAACCAAATCTGAAGCACACTTTCGAGCTCGACCACAAACCTGTCCAATGGGATAACGGGAAACTGGTTACCCTCACCATTTTTGCCCTGACGGTTTTCCTGTGGATTTTCAGCAAGCCAGTCAATGCGATGCTGGGCGGATTCAGCAAATTCGATACCCTGGTTGCCCTGACTGCGATTGTTCTGCTGGGTGCATCCCGAGTTGTTCAGTGGAAAGATATTGAAAAATCAACCGACTGGGGCGTACTGCTGCTGTTCGGGGGTGGTATCTGTCTGAGTAACGTGCTGAAAGCCACCGGCACCAGTGTCTTCCTGGCTGAAGGTCTGAGCACCTTCCTGGATCAAGCCGGTATGTTCTTTACGATTCTGGTCGTGGCTGCCTTCGTGGTCTTCCTGACTGAGTTTGCCAGTAACACCGCCAGTGCGGCCCTGCTGGTCCCGGTATTTGCGACGGTTGCAGAAGCCTTGGGTGTCTCGCCGGTCATTCTGTCAGCGCTGATTGCCGTGTCTGCATCTTGTGCCTTCATGCTGCCGGTCGCCACACCGCCAAACGCGATTGTCTTCGGTTCAGGCCACATCAAGCAGTCCGAAATGATGAAAGCCGGTATTTACCTCAACCTGGTTTGTATCGCTGCGCTGTCCATCATTGCGTACCTGTTCTGGTAA
- a CDS encoding vancomycin high temperature exclusion protein, with protein sequence MKPLNVIRLFTVMSLLIIGMSLLADRWVAASTADRIFTDPAHVPNRAIGLVLGTSKFIAKTLNPYYEYRMEAAQQLYQLGKINILLLSGDNAHRSYNEPWTMKRDLLKAGIPEHDIVLDYAGFRTLDSVVRAKRVFEVNHFVIITQKFHCERALFIAKSNNIDAICLAVPEPGGLAGFKIRMREVLARLKAIADVYLLDIKPRFLGPKEPIETAPPEPEGPEIADAALPPA encoded by the coding sequence ATGAAACCGCTCAACGTCATCCGCCTATTTACTGTCATGAGTCTGCTCATCATTGGGATGAGTTTGCTGGCTGATCGCTGGGTAGCGGCTTCAACGGCGGATCGAATCTTTACCGACCCGGCTCATGTCCCGAATCGGGCAATCGGATTGGTGCTGGGGACCAGCAAATTCATCGCCAAAACGCTGAACCCGTATTACGAATACCGGATGGAGGCGGCGCAACAGCTGTATCAACTCGGTAAAATCAACATCCTGCTGCTCAGCGGCGACAATGCGCACCGCTCGTACAATGAACCCTGGACCATGAAACGGGATTTGCTCAAGGCGGGGATCCCTGAACATGATATTGTACTCGACTATGCCGGTTTCCGGACGCTGGACTCCGTGGTTCGGGCCAAACGGGTGTTTGAAGTCAATCACTTCGTGATTATTACGCAGAAATTTCACTGCGAACGCGCGTTATTCATCGCCAAAAGTAACAATATTGATGCCATCTGCCTGGCAGTACCCGAGCCAGGCGGCCTCGCCGGGTTTAAGATCCGCATGCGGGAAGTTCTGGCGCGGCTTAAAGCCATCGCCGATGTGTACCTGCTCGACATCAAGCCACGTTTTCTGGGTCCGAAGGAGCCGATCGAAACCGCTCCGCCCGAACCTGAAGGGCCGGAAATCGCCGATGCAGCCCTTCCGCCGGCCTGA
- a CDS encoding NAD-dependent malic enzyme, whose product MKNDKRPLYIPYAGPALLETPLLNKGSAFSVEERMFFNLEGLLPEAIETIEEQAERAYQQYQKFDNDIDRHIYLRNIQDTNETLFYRLVENHITEMMPIIYTPTVGAACENFSSIYRRGRGLFISYPNRDRIEDMLNNASRHNVKVIVVTDGERILGLGDQGIGGMGIPIGKLSLYTACGGISPAYTLPVVLDVGTNNPQRLSDPMYMGWRHTRITGKEYEDFVDEFIQAVKQRWPDALIQFEDFAQKNAMPLLERYKNKVCCFNDDIQGTAAVTVGSLLAACKAAGSQLSEQRVTFLGAGSAGCGIAEAIIAQMVSEGISEQQARSQVFMVDRWGLLVDDMPNLLNFQKKLVQPRSEINLWDTEDNNISLLDVMRNAKPTVLIGVSGVPGLFSEEVIREMNQHCERPIIFPLSNPTSRVEATPADLIRWTDGKALVATGSPFEPVVYEGKTYTIAQCNNSYIFPGIGLGVLAVGARRVTDEMLMASSRALAECSPMAKHGNGDLLPPLEDIQEVSRHIAFAVAKKAVEQQKAPKNTDERIREKIEANYWQSEYRRYKRTSF is encoded by the coding sequence ATGAAAAACGATAAAAGACCCCTATATATCCCCTACGCAGGCCCTGCGTTACTTGAAACACCCCTGTTAAACAAAGGAAGTGCGTTCAGCGTCGAAGAACGCATGTTCTTCAACCTCGAAGGTCTCCTTCCTGAAGCAATTGAAACGATTGAAGAACAAGCTGAGCGTGCTTATCAGCAGTATCAAAAATTTGATAACGATATTGACCGCCACATCTACCTCCGCAACATCCAGGATACCAACGAAACCCTCTTCTACCGTCTGGTCGAAAACCACATTACCGAGATGATGCCGATCATCTACACCCCGACCGTTGGTGCAGCCTGTGAAAACTTTTCCAGCATCTACCGTCGTGGCCGCGGCCTGTTCATCTCCTATCCGAACCGCGATCGGATTGAAGACATGCTGAACAATGCATCGCGTCACAACGTCAAAGTGATCGTGGTGACAGACGGCGAACGAATCCTAGGCCTGGGCGACCAGGGGATCGGTGGCATGGGGATCCCAATTGGTAAACTGTCGCTGTACACCGCGTGTGGCGGGATCAGCCCGGCTTACACCCTGCCGGTTGTCCTCGATGTCGGGACCAACAACCCGCAGCGCCTGTCGGATCCAATGTACATGGGCTGGCGTCATACCCGGATCACGGGTAAGGAATATGAAGATTTCGTGGATGAGTTTATCCAGGCCGTGAAGCAACGTTGGCCGGATGCCCTGATCCAGTTCGAAGATTTTGCCCAGAAAAATGCCATGCCGTTGCTGGAGCGTTACAAGAACAAGGTCTGCTGCTTTAACGACGACATCCAGGGCACCGCGGCAGTGACCGTTGGCTCGCTGCTGGCTGCCTGTAAAGCCGCGGGAAGTCAGCTTTCCGAGCAGCGCGTGACCTTCCTGGGTGCCGGCTCAGCCGGTTGCGGTATTGCGGAAGCGATCATCGCGCAAATGGTTTCCGAAGGGATCTCCGAGCAACAAGCACGCAGCCAGGTCTTTATGGTCGATCGCTGGGGTCTGCTGGTCGATGACATGCCGAACCTGCTCAATTTCCAGAAGAAACTGGTTCAGCCTCGTAGTGAAATCAACCTGTGGGATACCGAAGATAACAACATTTCGCTGTTGGATGTGATGCGCAACGCGAAACCGACCGTGTTGATCGGGGTCTCCGGCGTACCGGGCCTGTTCAGCGAGGAAGTGATCCGCGAAATGAATCAGCATTGCGAGCGCCCGATCATCTTCCCGCTGTCCAACCCGACCAGCCGCGTTGAAGCGACACCGGCCGATCTGATCCGCTGGACGGACGGCAAGGCTCTGGTCGCGACCGGCTCACCGTTCGAGCCTGTGGTCTATGAAGGCAAAACCTACACCATTGCCCAATGTAACAACAGCTACATCTTCCCGGGGATCGGTCTGGGTGTCCTGGCGGTCGGCGCTCGTCGTGTCACCGACGAAATGCTGATGGCAAGTAGCCGTGCCCTCGCTGAATGCTCACCAATGGCGAAGCATGGCAATGGCGACCTGCTACCGCCTCTGGAAGATATCCAGGAAGTGTCTCGCCACATCGCTTTTGCCGTGGCGAAAAAAGCTGTCGAGCAGCAAAAAGCGCCGAAGAATACCGATGAGCGGATTAGAGAGAAGATAGAAGCCAACTACTGGCAATCTGAGTATCGTCGCTATAAGCGGACCTCGTTCTAA
- a CDS encoding 1,4-dihydroxy-2-naphthoyl-CoA synthase, giving the protein MTRKEIFNPALWDEVPGFEFEDITYHRAKDQGTVRIAINRPDCLNAFRPKTVDELFTALDHARQWSDVGCVLLTGNGPSHKGQWSFSSGGDQRIRGKDGYKYEGTEAGTADLARMGRLHILEVQRMIRFMPKVVIAVVPGWAVGGGHSLHVVCDLTLASKEHAVFKQTDPDVASFDSGYGSAYLAKMIGQKRAREIFFCGFDYSAQEAFEMGMVNKVVDHFELEEEALRWGEAINSKSPTAMRMLKYGFNLPDDGLVGQQLFAGEATRLAYGTEEAQEGRDAFLEKRDQDFSRFPWHY; this is encoded by the coding sequence ATGACCCGCAAAGAAATTTTTAACCCGGCACTGTGGGATGAAGTCCCAGGCTTCGAATTTGAAGATATTACTTACCACCGCGCCAAAGATCAGGGGACGGTCCGGATTGCGATTAACCGCCCGGATTGTCTCAATGCCTTTCGCCCCAAAACCGTCGATGAGCTGTTCACTGCTTTGGATCATGCCCGTCAATGGTCAGATGTTGGCTGTGTCCTGCTGACCGGCAACGGCCCGTCACACAAAGGCCAGTGGTCGTTCTCTTCCGGTGGCGACCAGCGCATTCGTGGCAAGGATGGCTATAAGTATGAAGGCACGGAAGCCGGTACTGCCGACTTGGCCCGCATGGGACGCCTGCACATTCTTGAAGTTCAGCGGATGATCCGCTTCATGCCGAAAGTCGTGATCGCCGTGGTGCCCGGTTGGGCCGTTGGCGGCGGGCACAGTCTGCACGTGGTGTGTGATTTAACCCTGGCCTCGAAAGAGCACGCGGTCTTTAAACAAACGGATCCGGATGTGGCTTCGTTTGATTCCGGCTACGGCTCGGCTTACCTGGCGAAAATGATCGGCCAGAAGCGCGCGCGCGAAATTTTCTTCTGTGGCTTTGATTACAGCGCCCAGGAAGCCTTTGAGATGGGGATGGTCAATAAAGTCGTCGACCATTTTGAGCTGGAAGAAGAGGCATTGCGTTGGGGCGAGGCGATTAACAGTAAATCCCCGACCGCCATGCGGATGCTGAAATACGGCTTCAACCTGCCGGATGACGGCTTAGTCGGCCAGCAACTGTTCGCTGGTGAAGCGACGCGCCTTGCCTATGGCACAGAGGAAGCACAAGAAGGCCGTGATGCGTTTCTGGAAAAACGCGATCAGGATTTCAGTCGCTTCCCTTGGCATTATTAA